The nucleotide window aggaaaatcgtaaatattgtaaagaaggatccaaaaactaattcgactgaaattgcttcgatgttaaaagctgagtgtgaaaaagaagtaagtaccaaaactgtacgtagggtattgaaggatgccggttattctgcccgtgcagcacgaagaaagccctacatcagtaaaataaaccaaaagaaaagagtggaattcgcgaaagagtttgttacgaaagatactgatttttgggaaaagatcatgttttcagatgaaagtaagtttaatatttttaaatctgacggcagaatattagtatggcgaaaacccaacacagagatggacgaactgaatctgcaagccaccatgaaacatgggggtggtggtttaatggtgtggggatgtatggcatcatcgggtgtaggagaacttatattcattgatgagataatggataaatatgtatatttaaatatactcaagcaaaatcttttgaaaagtactcaaaaattaaacctccccagggatttctattttcagcaggatcgagatcctaaacatatggcgtatattgttcgtcagtggataatatataatactgcccacacattaaacacaccacctcaaagtcccgatatgaatcccattgagcacgtgtggaacgaattggaaaaaagaattaggaaacataatatcacaagcaagtctgaactgaagaaagttcttctgcaggaatggagcaatattgtacctgaattcactaaaaaattagtccactcgatgcccagaagattaaaggaagtccttaaaagaaaaggactgccaacaaaatattagaagtttattatgtaattagttataagcgtaaatattctactgtgccaatagttttgtccacccataaaatgttcaaaaaatatatttttgttattattttgcgtattattttatttatattgttgctcttgttatgtaataaactagaatagataataaataaatacgtcaaaaagttttttgtttaaatcaatttgtttagtagttataagcatttctatcataacaatcatgctgtgccaatacttttgtccagcactgtatataaataaatacataaatactttttataggTAATGTCATGACtgattaatgtattaaaaaataattctattaaaaagaaacgaagttgACCTTTGTATTTTGCAGTGATTTTGACGAACGACATgcgttttcaaactttttactTTCGCTTTTCCTTGTCTTGATAACAAATACCGTATCATAGATCTCACCACCGTACAACGAAATTTTTGCTTCCCAAACGGGATAAAAAGCACATTCCATTTACATTCCACCCGCAGACATTGTCTCGTGTTTTCCATTGGAATGAAAAACTAAATAAATGTGTTCACGGACTTTTCTTCGAATAACGTATGTCTGCCAACTTTTGTCTTTCAGTATGGACTCAGCATTTGTTATCACATGTAACGTCATCGAGTCGACgcaagaaagaaaattgcacGGCTGGTCCCGTTTCCCTGCTTCCACTTGCACGGAGAACGACACTTTAGCGCGCGTTCGTGGAACTGCGCGTGGTAAAAACATAGTCCGTCTCGCCGTGGCGAATCTCTCGAGCTCGAACGGCGGAATTGTGTACGCGAGCGTGAGCGTGGTCGACGATGTTTGTCGCTTGCCAGCGCGTCTATTCGCATCTCCAAACGGTTAAACTGTTCGCTCAAACTGTTGATGGCGGCGGCCAACGGGTCGCTCGTTGCCGAGTTTTGTACCGGCGGCTTGGTAATGGCAGTCATTCTGTTTGCGCGCTGTCTATTCTGCGAAAACGCCTCCTGTATCCTGTCCGCGGCCCGCGTTAACTTTTCTACGTTCGTGTCAACCATCACGACCAGGATTTCCCTGAGGCGATCCGGCAGACGATTCCTCCACAGGATGAGGATGAACTGCTCGGACGCGAATGGACTGGCGAGTATTTTTAGATCATGATAGAATTGAGACGGCTTCCGGTCGATCATCACCTCGTCTTCTATCAACCTCTGCACTCGATCGCTGTCTGATTCTGCCAGGATGCGAATTAGCTCGGCCTTCAGTTTTTCGTATTGACCCGTGGCCGGAGGGTTCATCACTATGTCCTCAATTCGCTCCAGATACTGAGGCTCGAGGCACGATATGAGAGCTGTggatttttcttcgtcgtcgGTGATGCCCACGATCGCGAATTGTCTCTCCAGTATGGAGAACCACAGCCTGATCTTCATGGGCATTAAGGGCGGTACGCAAAGCGCTTGATTGGCCGTACTTCGTTTGCTATCGATTGCCATTTCGTTTCAGATCACGTCGGGGTCACCAATGTGGCGGATAATGAGAGGATCGGTGTTactaaataatgaaaaagattgCTGCTGCAACCGTCAagtatatttagaataaataatataaatataaacataataaataccATCGATAGATGTTTGCATAGATAAAGTAAGAACGCTCGATAACACGTAAGACTCTGTTAATCGCAGATAATAGCGCGGATAAATAGCTTGTGTAATCACTTGTATAACTCGGATAATAACTCGGTAATCTGCCGATATTTACAACATGTTGTTTATCATAACACCAtaagtttttatttcttcagatATTGCAGATTATCTTTGAAGtatgatacaaaaataaactttttagGTGCCAGTTTCTCATGAAAAAGATGCTAGACAAAAATTCATTATCAATGACGAAGAAATTTGAGTATTTTTAGATTCCTGATTAACGAACtgtgaatgaaaaatttacgatCACTTATAATTGCAATGCTTTTTATATTTGggcaattattaataaattataaaatttgaattattttctatgaaagtaattaaatcGTTTAATCGCAGAATGTTATTTTGCATCCACTTGAAGTTTGAAACACTCACTAAGAAAAAGATGGTGcgttaattttagaatattaatatcgttctTTTAATATCGTTCTCAGAGAAGCAaactaaaattttcatttaggatattatttaaatcttttttaacaaacctgaatttttaagtaattggAAAAATGTTAATGTCATTCTAAAATCACTAACCACGACAAAATCTTTGCCAATTAAGAGTTGAAGTGTTTTCCTGTTTCCATGATTGGTCATAGTTAATGCTTTTTTATTTCGCCCTTTGTTTCTCGGTCTGGTTCGTTAAGAAGATCAGACTCATTTCCAATAAAAACTACGAAAGTAGCAGAACTTTTTGGTTCAGAGAAAGTTGACTGAAGTTGTTCTAATTCTGTAATACAAGATCAAAATTTATCTCAAATCTACAATACGTTAAAACAAGCACAGAGATATAAGTAAGCAAGATCAGGTTGAATAACATATACAAGCGGGTATGAGGTAAtttcttatgaaaaaataagaagaagatatacaataaaattgtcTCGTATAacgctttgttttcgagaaaatcgagttcaaaaatttgtcgagtaagtatatttgaatatatctAATTCCAGACTAAATAGAAgtaaacaaaagtaaataattaacaggaatttatattatatacgaaAATAGATCGAAAAtgtcgaataaaatttgttcacaaGATTTGTTACCAAGAAAAtcatgtttaaaaatttatcacatACGTGTACTAgttttattcttaataaaaatatgttcaaACTCTGTTCACGGCCAATCTTCTTTAAATGAAGCCTTAAACGGACAGATTTTATTCcacattttttacttatttttgcaTGTTAACTAACCTTTTGTTGATTGTTTATTCACCTTCAGTCCATAATTAGTCAGGTTCAAGtatacttgacaaattttcagaCTCGATTGTTTTGATAACTAAGCGTCGAACAGAAAAATGTATTCCATAGGATGCCTTGAAATGTTTGGCACAAACTTTGGGAGTAGGTAATACTCATCAAAACAAGCAAAAAGTAAACTCTGAATAAACGTGGGTCGAAAAACTACTACTTCCGAAGTTACGTTCTTATTTACGGAAGCGTTGCTGGTGTCACATAGGAGACacaagaaatcacgaaattGACAGATCACCGGCGATTTCCTCGCATCACAGTTTAAACGTTTCACAAATAAggtaaaaaattgaactttagatattttgtttttttatttagtaggctatttacaatcaattctcatagagaattttatgtaaattattttggcgtggtactgtaacttggattataagagtttagagtatgtttgattctagttgaatctaatgcttcaatCTAAGGGGTATTTCCTTTCTAGTCTGCTGATCTGATTCGTCGTATCaagtaattgggtaactaGTGGGTTGTGGtagttgttaactcttgtattatatctattactgaatctaaatatttcttctttgactgtggctATTTTAAGGTCGCggtgtatcgtttcgttggtaacataccaaagtgcatctattaaggatcttagagttt belongs to Bombus pascuorum chromosome 10, iyBomPasc1.1, whole genome shotgun sequence and includes:
- the LOC132911368 gene encoding uncharacterized protein LOC132911368; translation: MAIDSKRSTANQALCVPPLMPMKIRLWFSILERQFAIVGITDDEEKSTALISCLEPQYLERIEDIVMNPPATGQYEKLKAELIRILAESDSDRVQRLIEDEVMIDRKPSQFYHDLKILASPFASEQFILILWRNRLPDRLREILVVMVDTNVEKLTRAADRIQEAFSQNRQRANRMTAITKPPVQNSATSDPLAAAINSLSEQFNRLEMRIDALTTPAGQTTLPADSLLEHLATVGGQYLQTMSINVDEA